A region of the Clupea harengus unplaced genomic scaffold, Ch_v2.0.2, whole genome shotgun sequence genome:
CCTACAAGATGCCCTGGTACACCTACCACTCAGTGGACGTAGTACTGTTCTTGCTTGCTGTAACACTCAGCTTCGTGTTCATAGTGGTTTATGGCATCAAAGTCTTTTGCTGCAGGGTTTGtttgagaagaaaaataaaacatgagtAACTTCATGCTAATGCATTGTCATGTGTTACTGATCTTGCCCTACATTTTTATttgagaacagtgtgtgtgtgaacagcaatgtgtgtgaacagcagtgtgtgtgaacagcagtgtgtgtcaacagcagtgtgtgtgaacagcagtgtgtgtgaacagcagtgtgtgtgaacatcagtgtgtgtgaacagcagtgtgtgtcaacagcagtgtgtgtgtgaacagcagtgtgtgtgtgaacagcagtgagtgtgaacagcagtgtgtgtgtgaacagcagtgtgtgtgtgaacagcagtgtgagtgtgaacagcagtgtgtgtgaacagcagtgtgtgtgtgaacagcagtgtgtgtgaacagcagtgtgtgtgaataaaataCCATGCTGTCCTTTCCTTAGTATCCATGCAATGTGCCCATGTATATTGTATTTTGCATTCAACTTCAAGTGAACGGAGCCTCTCTGTTTAAGTCAAGAGTATTGTCTATGTGTTACAGTCTTACCCTTGCATCTCGCCACTGATCACAAAACAGTTCAAAATACATATAGTATTTTCTTAACGGTGTGTGGTACGCTGTAAATATGTTTAGAAGTCTCTATATAATATACTTAatggtgtgtggtgtaatgtaaatatgtgtaGAAATCCCCATATAAAGGATAGAAAACAATATGTAATTGCTTCATGGTGATATAATGTAAGCACTACGTGTTCCGAACAGCTCACCGTGACAATGCATTTCTCATACATCCAAAGTTCCCTTCACACTGCCTGCAAAATGACTCAGGTCTGCACTCTAGTGGTGATACAAGGGACTTTCCATCTAGTCAGAGGTCTACACATGCAGCTACAGTTTTTGTCATCAAAAACATAATGAGGGAATCTAATGTATTCACCACTATAATTAACCCATCTATTATACCTTGGAGCACAGCAATTGCCCCAAAAAAGTCCTGATAGGACAACTGTACTCCTTAAAATAAGCAGGGGTGTTTCTGCATGGGgaccaaatcccccccccccccccctctccaatcatagatattgggggggggggttctcgtGGAATTGTCGTTGCTGTTGAGTAACGTATTCAGCTGTCCTCAGGGGCCCACTTCCAGCTCGGGGTCCCAGGCTATTACTTGCTTTGACTTTCGTGTGGTGACACCCCTGAAAATAAGCCCTCACTGTAAggttgctattttttttttaaatgcccacCTAAGAAGCTCTAACATGTGAGTAGGTCATATGTAATCCCATTAGCATTTTTAAAACTTGTGACACTCAATTTTGAGGAGCACTTTTAGCCACACAAAACAGCAGCCATTGAACTTGAGTGGACCTGAATGAACTTTGCTGAACCTGACGATTCAGATGGTGTAACTACAGGTCGTGGCACTCAGCGCAAACACGTAATGCTCCCTCTGTCCTCGCAGTCCTCCCAGTCATACTATTTCATATTGTTCAACCACTGTAGAACCATCATCTACATACACGCATACCTACAATCTCCATCTACATGGAAATCACATCCTCTCGTTAGAGTTTTAAAACACAATCTCTCattcaggggaaatgtactgtgtttCTTTAAGAACAAATGACCCAGGTTATCATACAGAGTACTTTGAACTCTAAAGGATTAAAGGCACCTCACAGCCATGCCGGAGCTGGCCAAACCCTAACAGCCACGCTGGAGCCAGCCACACTGGCAGAGATAAAGACCTTCCAGGCTGCGTGAACTACTATTTGTATTATCTGATTACAACGGAGGATCATTTCAGCCTGATTGGTCACTTAATCCGGGTGAGGTCTATGTCAgtatatcagagagagagagagagtgagagagtgagagagagagagagagagagagagagtgagagagagagagagagagagagagagaggagtgttgaTTGTTGGTTGTAATCCGGGTGAGGTCTATGTCAgtatatcagagagagagagagagtgagagagagagagagagagagagagagagagagagagaggagtgttgaTTGTTGGTTGTAATCCGGGTGAGGTCTATGTCAgtatatcagagagagagagagagagagagagagagagagaggagtattGATTGTTGGTTGTAATCCGGGGTGAGGTCTATGTCAgtatatcagagagagagagcgagagagagagagagagagagagagagagagagagagaggagtgttgaTTGTTGGTTGTAATCCGGGTGAGGTCTATGTCAgtatatcagagagagagagagaaagagagagcgaggagtgTTGATTGTTGGTTGTAATCCGGGTGAGGTCTATGTCAGTatatcagagagagatagagagagagagagagaaagagagagagtgaggagtgttGATTGTTGGTTGTAATCCGGGTGAGGTCTATGTCAgtatatcagagagagagagagagagagagagagaaagagagagagagaggagtgttgaTTGTTGGTTGTAATCCGGGTGAGGTCTATGTCAGTATATTTCTTGATGTAACCTGATTTGGTTGGCATAACACTAACCTTACATGCCTTGATATGAGTGTATTTGTcatgtatgtatttttcataCCTTTGCTGTAACTGAAGCACTAGGGTGGACATGCAAAGATCCTGACAAAAACTATACAACAACAGCATGAATATCTCCTACgaacatatatttgtattacaCAACTTTTCTCTAAATATGCTAACTGTAGAAGATATTAATAGACACTGAATGtattaatacattaataaagTAAAGTGCGTTTGCTAGGGCAATAGCTACAGCACTCTGACTGTTGAAACACTAGTTCAGTTATGCAAATCACATGTAATGAAACCTTAATGATAAATAAAATGGTAATATATACAGATATGTGCCATTTTCACAGACATACTCTGGCTAATGCATATGTCATAAATATTTATAGTTTATCTGACTAATTGTTTATAACTCAgaaataaacttgaatttccATACTATATATTAGTCATCATGTGGTGAAATGTATTTTCCCTCATTTATTCTTTTCATTGTGAACCTCATACTGTCTTCCCTAACGCCCAGCAGGATTTACTGTAGATCTTCCACACCCTTCGCAGTCGTCCTGCCAAATGTCCGTCATTCGCGCAGACTGACCTATATATCAAGCTAAcgtattttttcccccacagaaATATGTCTGCGCATTTCTATCGGaatctcctcccatctttctTCCTCGCGATGATCCTCTACTTGTCGGGCCCGGGGTGTCAGGGAGGGAAGGTGCTGGTGGTTCCGCTGGAGGGAAGCCACTGGGTGAACATGGACATCCTCCTCAGGGCTCTACACAACCAGGGACACTCCATCACAGTGGTGCGGTCCACCAAGAGCTGGTACATCAAAGAGGACTCTCCCTACTACGACTCAATCACGGTGCCTGTCGCTGAAGGCTTTGACGAGGAATTCATAAAGTCAATCCTGCGAAAACTGTTTGAcatagagaggggaaaaagttCGGCCATTAATTTCATAAGTCTGCAACTCCAGGTGTTAGAGTTTGTGCCGAAATCTGTCGATCAGGTGTGTCAAATGGCGACCGCCATGTTCGAAGACAAAGCCCTGATGAAGAGCCTGAACGAAAGTCAGTACGATCTTGTGCTCACAGACCCTGGGTGGGGAGCTGGTATCATGTTGGCTCACCACCTTCGGCTCCCCTTAGTCTACAACGTCCGATGGATCACGACGGGAGAGGGACACCTCACGTTAGCACCGTCGCCGATATCCTACATACCAATAACAGGCTCAGGGTTCTCGGACAAGATGACCTTCTCTGAGAGGGTTAGAAACGTGCTATTCTATTTGCTGCTAATGGTGCAAAACAATGTCATGGTTAAACCGCGGTACCAAGCGGTGTGTGATAAGTATTTGACACCAAAGGTTGATTACTTTGAACTACAGCAGACAGCTGATATTTGGCTGATGAGAGTCGACTTTGTGTTTGAGTTCCCACGCCCCACTATGCCTAACGTTGTTTACATGGGTGGGTTCCAGTGTAAGCCAGCAAAGCCCCTTCCTCAAGACCTGGAGGACTTTGTACAGAGCTCTGGAGAACATGGAGTCATTCTCATGTCTTTGGGGACATTTGTCAGTGAACTTCCAAGTGATATTACTGAAGACATAGCTGCTGCTTTTGCTGAGTTACCCCAGAAAGTCATTTGGAAGTACACTGGAGAAAGACCTTCGACCCTGGGCAACAACACCCTGCTGGTTGACTGGATGCCACAGAATGATATTCTGGGACACCCCAAAATAAAACTCTTTGTGGCCCATGGAGGAACAAATGGAGTGCAGGAAGCTCTTTATCATGGCGTTCCAGTTGTGGGTATACCTCTGTTCTTCGACCAGTATGACAACCTTCTCAGGCTGAAAGTAAGAGGTGGGGCAACAATCATTACAATTTCTATCATCAATAAAAACACCTTCCTCCAGGCTTTACAGGAAGTGCTCCATGAGCCGTcctacagggagaacatgcagagGCTCTCCAGGCTGCACAGAGACCAGCCAGTGAAGCCCCTGGACCGAGCCCTCTTCTGGATTGAGTTTGTAATGAGACACAAAGGTGCTGCTCACCTGCGCACAGAGTCCTACAAGATGCCCTGGTACGCCTACCACTCAGTGGACGTAGTACTGTTCTTACTTGCTGTGATGCTCTGTGTTGTCATGGTTTCCTTTGTTGTAATCAGATATACATGTTCTAAAGTATTTGGAATGAAGAAAATGAAACATGAATGATTTCCTAGCAGTGCCAGACCACAGGAATGTGatacatgtttaaatgtttacttTTAATTTTTAAATGTTCAATATTTAAATGTTGACAGGTGGTCACTGAATAAACTGATGCAACCCTCATTAAGGTTTTGAaatctttaaagaaaaaaatgaacatgGTTTAATATATTTATAGTATGTATTGTGAATGttggaatgaaaaaaagagatgtgAAATTAAGTAGAACTAGTAGAGCATATTAATGTCTTCAACTAAATCTGTGCTGAAAACTGAAACCCACAGAGACACTTTGACAACAATGGAACTATATTCACTAACATGTCTGAATTCATCATGAGGAAGATTTAAAGTGCATATTTACTATCATGTCTAATTCAGCAAGAGGAGGATTTAAAGTGCATATTCACTAACATTTAGGATTTAGACAAAGTCCAACTTATTAAGAAATTCAAAAggaaaacaatcaaaacaattCCACttgaataacaaaacaaaacatgaaggGCTTAATGTTTGTATTTTATTCCCCTCAAGGAAATAGATAGCTCACAGGCCCAGATATCTAAGAAAGGTAATTGGCTATAATCTTATTTCATTTGACTGaggttctctctcctcttatctctTCTCCAATTAAACACATGTATGTTGCCTCATGGGGATGACATCCaggggggattttttttctgctcatTATTTTTGCTTTTCCTTTGGAATTCCGTAATACCCACACTTTCTTTCCTGACACTTGCCCTTGCATGTCCATACTGAGCATGCCTGAAAGAACCAACCTGCAGGCGTGAACACACTCATGAATCTTGCTCTATATTATGATtgacaaaaaagggaaaactTCCAAATGTCAAGTTTTTATCTGTGACTGTATAAACAAGAGGATGTTTGtcctgtgcgtatgtgtgactgtgagtgtgtgtgtgtgtgtgtgtgtgtgtgtgtgtgagagagagggtgtgtgtgtgtgtgtgtgtgtgtgtgtgtgtgtgtgtgtgagggtcaaagagagagagagagagagatagagagcaagcactagcatgtgtgagtgtgacatgaatgtgagtgagatagaatgtgtgtatgtgtgtttgagtgtctctgagagagagagagagcactagcatgtgtgtgagtgtgacatgaatgtgagtgagatagaatgtgtgtatgtgtgtttgagtgtctgagagagagagagagagagagagagagagagagagagagagagcactagcatgtgtgtgagtgtgacatgaatgtgagtgagatagaatgtgtgtatgtgtgtttgagtgtgtaatggTTCTACAGCGGTCCCCACAAGAGAACACGTTTCCCTGGCCTAACACAACTCCTCAGCTTGATGTACCTGATGTCAGAAAAGCTCATCTTTGGGTGGCTACCCAAGACATTTAGCAGTTGCACCTTCACCTttattagggtgaccagacgtcctcttttacccgggcatgtcctctttttgagacctaaaaaatgcgtccggcagggattccaaaatctgTGTTgcttttctctgggtctttcacaaactagtatTTATGAAAAGTGGCTGCCTGTTAGTATCTCTATGGTAACACACCCGTGATCTAAGATGAATTATTCTAAAGATTCCGGAGTACCTTATGCAATTTATACCCTCGAAATGGCAAACctatctctgtcatggtttttattattttgtggaAGGAaaatctataacacaatgatatgcttatcctacataaactATGGAAACTATTACAAAtccattcaattaaatgaataatttcttattttcgtTGGTATtgttgtcatatacagatatgcaatgatgattgctgggtaatatatatattttgttgtccaatgtcaagtctctatttgatcatgtgacgagacgatacgatatagctaatttaggcgcaaaatctgaacgtcaagaccgacaggctgactgagcacagccagaggcaaagcacacatgcaagcctaacgatgcctttcaaacataaaggtggtgatgcatgataggctttttcaatggacaggatagccagcccattcagcctctcctacccaagctgcccctcaggtaggtcttttGGAAAAGGATCATtcggctgttgccactgtcacagatgtcagaaacaacagcagggcagtgcacaccttaccgaaggtggatgttacggagtgataatccacaATCAGCCTCTTGGCAAATTGGGAGActgaggactgctgagcaatctgcTCTAGAACAGGCCCTgcatgataggagttgtgcaagAAACgctattgctatgtccctgttgtagtggtcagacagatGTTTTGCCTTGTCATAgctgatgaccactacaacagggacatagcaataacgtctCCTGCACAGCTGCTATAATTCAAGCTGCCGTGCACCTATTTAACAGGTTGTTATAATTGCGGAGTCAGGTCGCCGCCGAGCGCCtgtttgattgtgtatgtgtttttcagatgtgggtaaacTGCTGTGTGTGCAACAAATCGTGcttttcatcagtgtttttaaagAACCTgtaacacattgttggtaatatATATTGTTAGAAAATGAATATTAAGAAgttaatattaatgagacagagaccagctttatcttttgcaaaaggGGAGAGATGACACGAACAAGATCATGCACATGACTCCAAAGTGCAGCTGGGCGCAGCCAGCTTTTATACAAGTGCTGGTGTGGTTTCAACCACAACTGGCCTTTAGCTCAGAATATGTCTCGCACAAGCATGAAATCAGTATGTGTTTATTGCAGCAAGAGCGtttcacagaacacattctttcagcattacacttgtgtctcttacacaagcatacaatgGATTATACATAATAACAACATAGGAAAGTTTAACtatcatatatatatgatgtaacttctgcgttgtgtaTTAATATATGTGACCCGTGGacaacagttgctgagatggatgtttatttctgtgaaagcacaccaacagacacacagtttggtGAGCTACCGTATACTAGCTCCACTGTCaatgctagcccccacatgtaacaaaaggaaaaacatataaacaatatgtcagaGGGATATTTCATATAAATAGTTCAGatgtataatacatataataataataagttataagaAGATATATAAGAACCTAGATGactatttttaaaggcaatatttatCAGATTGTTTATCCCACTAAactcaaccacctacctcattcccagcatataccaaacaggaaagaggaaggggggagagaggaacaaaacagggggagacaggggggctaccagagacccccaataccagtgtgcttgtgatatcaaagtaaaagattaaaaagaaactgaaatacaggtaacagactatcttgtgcaattatttCAAACTGCATTTCTAACctgttacatatatatatatatattagtgctgtcagtttaacgcgttattaacggcgttaacgcaaacccattttaacgccgtaatTTTTTTaatcgcaaactgtgtagtaggctaacgttacggtttgagtgaatggtgagcgcgatacggcgaaatggatgataaaaaacttctgaatggaaagtttacttttaaaagttgtgttgtgcaaaagaagcaagcttcactgtggtctgaaaatgtcaacaggcagctggctgaaagcaaagaagtagtaggcttaccttttattggtaacctaactgttaaggttcattgtttctgaaataagaggcctgactgctatgttcccagcaaacttaaaaaaaagaaaatattaagccatggtttaactgcactatagggtccttgtttacctgaaatgtgcactttataattttattttgtaccgccctatttggcaatgttggttttcaataaaataaaacatttgcataaagcaagccaatccacttttccatgttgatatattattgaaataaaaataaaatgatggaaaaaataaataaacgaagggacatttagaatagataaaaatttgccattaatcgcgattcattttgagttaactatgacataaatgcgattaatcgcgattaaatattttaatcgtttgacagcactaatatatatatatatacgcctaacggtgtgtgtgtgtgtgtgtgtgtgcgcgcgcgcctcTTAACTAGTAACTAGCATGCACTAGGGCCCTTCATAATAGCATGCACTGGGGCCTGTCGtaactaccttacgccactgtGCTATATActatccaaccccccccccccccccccccacccccaccccgtctacgctgaagtgtcctctttttcacaaactcaaatctggtcaccctaccttTATCCTACAATCCACTGACAAGCACAGGCCTCTTTGACAAATGTGTTATCTAACAAACTGACGCCGACCAAAGGTTTTTGTTAAAACTGCAGCATCAACATATCTGTGATAAGTGTCTTGCACCCCAAGGTAGATTTCTATGAGTTTCTGCAAGTGCAAAGTCAGCTTTGTGTTTGAATTCCTATATCACCACTATGTCCATTCATTGATATGTTATATGCCAAAATATGATAAGTGTGGTGTAGGGGTCTATTTATAACAAATATCTAGTATAATAGTGACGTAAATATTCTACTATTTACAAAGATCCTCTCTATCTACTGTCCTCCAGCACTGTCCTCCAGTCTGGGAAACGTGGGGTTAAACTTTCGTGTCGTGTGGAGTGGGTGTTCAAAGATCGTTTACATAACGATAATCACTTGCCTGCCGGGGTTATGGTTTGTCCTGCGACCGAGTGAATCCGTTTACTCcgaagtaagtaagtaagtccTGTAAGCCTGAAACAGACCTCAAGGACGATGCAATATAATTGTTCTCGTTCGTCGTTTTAAGGTTGGGTTGTTTACCATGTTAGCTGCACCGATAAAAgttatgtttgtattttgtcTGTCAGCTCAGGAAATGGACATGAATCTTTCATTACATATAGCCCGTCCCACACTATTGTGCAATATGGGAAAATGTTGCGTGCTGTAGTCGAAAGTACACTTAGCCAGCGTCCACTTTTAATGGCAGTTTATTCTCGTGTTTATGTAGTGTGCgcgatgttttttttatgttatcgCTTATGTTACGCTACCATGTTAATTGCACATCTGGGGGGTATTCAAAGTAGGCTTCGTGGTTAAGTGACAACCCTGGGTgttaaacctcctaatagaagtgttctatggcttcattctccgaGCAAAGCATAGCCCAAAGAGCTCTTATAATACGATGAGCCCACACTGTGTTTACATGCTGCTCACATGctgaagagagtgtgtctgtgtgtgtggtcacgcGTGCATGCGTGACTATGCCTATGACTGGGATTGGAAGGTGTCATTAAAGACTGCTGTTTCAGACTCAGCCCCTGCAGTCAAATCaaactctccctcctcttccttcctgtacctctccttatctttcctccattgctatctcctctaactagtacttaactcgcacttacagtagttacattcctgcactttttatttcttatgtaaagtagtatttattgttacactaggtctctattttCTCGTAGCTTGATCGTTCTCttctttgtacgtcgctttggataaaagcgtctgctaaatgactaaatgtaaat
Encoded here:
- the LOC122132591 gene encoding UDP-glucuronosyltransferase 2B1-like → MSAHFYRNLLPSFFLAMILYLSGPGCQGGKVLVVPLEGSHWVNMDILLRALHNQGHSITVVRSTKSWYIKEDSPYYDSITVPVAEGFDEEFIKSILRKLFDIERGKSSAINFISLQLQVLEFVPKSVDQVCQMATAMFEDKALMKSLNESQYDLVLTDPGWGAGIMLAHHLRLPLVYNVRWITTGEGHLTLAPSPISYIPITGSGFSDKMTFSERVRNVLFYLLLMVQNNVMVKPRYQAVCDKYLTPKVDYFELQQTADIWLMRVDFVFEFPRPTMPNVVYMGGFQCKPAKPLPQDLEDFVQSSGEHGVILMSLGTFVSELPSDITEDIAAAFAELPQKVIWKYTGERPSTLGNNTLLVDWMPQNDILGHPKIKLFVAHGGTNGVQEALYHGVPVVGIPLFFDQYDNLLRLKVRGGATIITISIINKNTFLQALQEVLHEPSYRENMQRLSRLHRDQPVKPLDRALFWIEFVMRHKGAAHLRTESYKMPWYAYHSVDVVLFLLAVMLCVVMVSFVVIRYTCSKVFGMKKMKHE